DNA from Arthrobacter sp. PvP023:
CATCGACCCCGAGCACTTGAAGAACATCACCAAAATCATCGTGCTCGCCTGCGGCACGTCCGCCTATGCCGGGCAGGTGGCCAAGTACGCCATTGAGCACTGGTGCCGGATCGCCACGGAGGTGGAGCTCTCCCACGAGTTCCGTTACCGCGACCCGATCGTGGACGAGAACACCCTGGTGGTGTCCATCTCCCAGTCCGGCGAGACCATGGACACCCTGATGGCCGTCCGGTACGCCAAGGAACAGGGCGCCAAGACCCTCTCCATCTGCAACACCAACGGGTCCACCATCCCGCGCGAATCCGACGCCGTGCTCTACACGCACGCCGGCCCGGAAATCGCCGTCGCCTCAACGAAGGCGTTCCTGGCGCAGATCGCTGCCGCCTACCTGCTGGGCCTGTATTTGGCACAGCTGCGCGGCAACAAGTTCCAGGGCGAGATCAAGGACATCCTGGCCGATCTCGGCAAGATCCCGGCCAAGATCCAGGAGATCCTGGACCACGAGGGCGAGATCAAGGAGCTTGCCCGCTCCATGGCCGGCGCCAAGTCGGTGCTGTTCCTGGGCCGCCATGTCGGGTTCCCCGTTGCCATGGAGGGCGCGCTCAAGCTCAAGGAACTGGCCTACATCCACGCCGAAGGCTTCGCCGCCGGCGAGCTGAAGCACGGCCCGATCGCGCTGATCGAGGAAGGCCAGCCGGTGTTCGTGGTGGTCCCCTCTCCGCGCGGTAGGGACTCGCTGCACGCCAAGGTTGTCTCCAACATCCAGGAGGTCCGGGCCCGCGGCGCGAAGACCATCGTGATCGCCGAAGAGGGTGACGAGGCCGTGAAGGCGTACGCCGAGCACGTCTTCTACATCCCCGAAACGCCCACGCTCCTGGCGCCGCTACTGGCCACCGTGCCGCTGCAGATCTTCGCCCTCGAACTCGCCACCGCCAAGGGATACGACGTGGACCAGCCACGCAACCTGGCCAAGAGCGTGACCGTAGAATAAGCCGCATGATTGTTGGCATTGGCGTAGACGTCGTAGACATTGAACGGTTCGGCAGGCAGCTGGAACGGACCCCCGGGCTCCGGGACCGGCTGTTCGTCCCGGCCGAGCGTGAGCTGAACACGCGCTCCCTGGCCGCGCGCTTTGCGGCCAAGGAAGCCGTGGCCAAGGTCCTGGGCGCTCCCGCCGGGATGAACTGGCAGGACTGCTGGATCGGATTGGACCAGAACGGCCCCACCATCCAGGTCAAGGGCACCGTGCTGGCCGTCGCCGAGTCCAAGGGCGTCAAGCGCTGGCACTTGTCGATGAGCCACGACGGCGGAATCGCGACAGCGACCGTCCTCGCAGAAGGGTAAGCGCGCACTCTCGACCTGACGGCCCGCAGCGGACCCAGCACCGATTGGACTGAACCAATGATCAGCGCCTACACCGGCACCCAGATTCGTGAGGCCGAAAGACCCCTTCTTCTTGCCGGGGCGGGCGCTGTCCTCATGCAGCGGGCCGCCTACGGTCTGGCCAACGCCGTTATCCGTGAACTCGTTGCCCGGGGGATCCGTCCCTACGGGGCCGGCGTGGCGGTTCTTGCCGGCAAGGGCAACAACGGGGGGGACGGGCTCTTCGCCGCCGCCTTCCTGGCAGCCCGCGGAATGCGTACGACGGCGGTGCTCACCGCCGGCGAGGCCCACCCGGACGGACTGGCCGCCTTTGAACGGGCCGGCGGGCGCGCCCGGACCCTCACCGACCACAACGCCGGTGAGCTGGCAGCGGCAGCCGCCAGTGCCGACGTCGTGATAGACGCGGTGCTGGGGACCGGAGCCCAAGGCGGGCTCCGCGGCGCAACGGCCTCCCTCGTCGGGAAGCTGCGCGCCGCCGCGCACGGGTTTGTGGTGGCTTGCGACATTCCCAGCGGCGTGGACGCCGACACGGGCGTGGCCTATGACCCGGTCCTTCCGGCCGACCTCACCGTGACGTTCGGGGGAGCGAAAGCCGGACTGCTCGCAGATCCCGGCGCTGACCATGCCGGGCGCGTCCTGGTCATCCCCATCGGCATTGAAACGGAATTGCCGTCGCCGGTGCTGCGGCGCCTGGAATCCGCTGACTTTGCCAGGCTGCTGCCCCCGCCGACCCGCCGCTCCCACAAATACACCCGGGGCGTCCTGGGCGTTGTGGCGGGATCGCATCAGTATCCGGGTGCTGCCGTCCTCGCCTGCCTCGGTGCCCTCGCGGCGGGCGCCGGGATGGTCCGGTACCTCGGGCCGCCCGAGCCGACCCGTCTGGTGCGCCAGGCCTGCCCGGAAGTGGTGTGCGGGCCGGACAACGTGGCTGACGCGCACGTCCAGGCGTGGCTGGTCGGTTCAGGGATCGCCGACGGTGACGACGAACAGCTGCAGCGGGTGCGCGACGCCGTGGAGACGGGACTGCCAGTGGCCGCCGACGCCGGTGCGCTGCCTGCCCTCCCCGATGCCTTGCCTCCGCACGTGGTGCTGACACCGCACGGCGGCGAGCTGGCGCATGTCCTGCAGCGCTACGGGATCGACCTGGGGCGGCAGGGAGTTGACGGTGCCACCCTCGACGCCGTGCGCCAGGCGGCTGAAAGGACCGGGGCCACCGTCCTGCTCAAGGGCGCCACCACGTTGGTGGCCGCGCCGTACGGCCCGGTCTTCAGCCAGGCTGAAGCCACGCCGTGGATGGCCACTGCCGGAAGCGGTGATGTCCTGGCCGGGGTACTCGGGTCCCTGCTGGCCCAGCATTCGGATGACGAGGAAAGATTTGGGGCGTGCGGGATCTCCGCGGACCAGCGCTGGGCGGCCATCGGCGCCATCGCGGCAAGCCTGCACGGCCGTGCAGGGACCCTCGCCTCCGCCGGCGGCCCGGTGACTGCCGGTTCGATTGCCCATTTCGTGCCCGAGGTGATGCGCACTTTGTAATGATTCAGCGAAAACCGCGGCAACAAACATTTACTAAACCTGCTTACTAGTAGTCTGTCTAGAGATTTATTCGTTACGCACGAGGAGTACACATGGAAGTCTGGCCCGGATCGGCATACCCGCTGGGAGCCACCTTTAACGGCACTGGCACGAACTTTGCGCTGTTCAGCGAAAGGGCCGAAAAGGTTGAATTGTGCCTCTTCGACGACGAGGGTGTTGAAACCCGGATCGAGCTCCTCGAAGTCGACGGCTATGTGTGGCACTGCTACCTGCCCCACATCCAGCCCGGCCAGAAGTACGGATACCGCGTCCACGGCGCCTACGATCCCGACTCCGGGAACAGGTTCAACCCGAACAAGCTGCTCCTGGATCCCTATGCAAAGGCCGTGCACGGCCAGATCGACTGGGACCCCGCGCTGTTCTCCTACAACATGGGCGATCCCGATTCCCGCAACGATGCCGATTCGGCCCCGCACATGATGATGGGTGTGGTGATCAACCCGTTCTTCGACTGGGACGGTGACCACCTGCCCCGCGTCCCGTATCACAAGTCCGTGATCTACGAGGCCCACGTCAAGGGCCTGACCCAGCTGCACCCCGAGGTTCCGGAGGACCAGCGCGGCACCTACGCCGGCGTGGCCCACCCCTCGGTTATCTCCCACCTGCAGAAGCTGGGCGTCACGGCCATCGAGCTGATGCCGGTGCATCAGTTCGTCAACGACGGCATCCTCGAAGACAAGGGCCTGAACAACTACTGGGGTTACAACACCATCGGCTTCTTCGCCCCGCATAACAGCTACAGTTCCACGGGCGATACCGGCCAGCAGGTCCAGGACTTCAAAGCCATGGTCCGCTCGCTGCACCAGGCGGGCATCGAAGTGATCCTGGACGTCGTGTACAACCACACGGCCGAAGGAAACCACCTGGGGCCCACCCTGTCCTTCAAGGGCATCGACAACGCCGCCTACTACCGGCTCATGGACGGCGACGAGAAGCACTACATGGACTACACGGGCACGGGGAACTCGCTCAACGTCCGGCACCCCCACTCTCTGCAGCTCCTGATGGACTCCCTGCGCTACTGGGTCACCGAAATGCACGTGGACGGTTTCCGGTTCGACCTCGCCTCCACCCTTGCCCGGGAATTCTATGACGTGGACAAGCTGTCCACCTTCTTCGAACTCATCCAGCAGGACCCGGTTGTGTCCCAGGTCAAGCTGATCGCGGAGCCGTGGGACGTTGGCCCCGGTGGCTACCAGGTGGGCAACTTCCCGCCGCAGTGGACGGAATGGAACGGAAAGTACCGCGACACCGTCCGCGATTTCTGGCGTGGAGAACCGGCCACCTTGGGTGAATTTGCTTCCAGGATCACCGGCTCTGCCGACCTGTACGAGCACTCCGGCCGCCGTCCGGTCGCCTCGATCAACTTCGTTACCGCCCACGACGGCTTTACGCTCCACGACCTGGTGTCTTACAACGAGAAGCACAACGAGGCCAACGGCGAGGACAACAACGACGGCGAATCGCACAACCGCTCCTGGAACTGCGGCGCCGAAGGCCCCACCGACGACCCCAAGGTCCTGGGCCTCCGCGCCCGGCAGCAGCGCAACTTCATCGCCTCTCTGTTGCTCTCGCAGGGCGTGCCGATGATCCTGCACGGCGACGAGATGGGCCGCACCCAGCAGGGCAACAACAACGGCTACTGCCAGGATTCCGAACTGACCTGGATCAACTGGGACGCGGTGGACCAGCCGCTGGTGGAATTCACCGCCGCCGTCAACGCCCTCCGGCACAAGCACCCCACCTTCCGCCGCAGCCGCTTTTTCGATGGCAGGCCGGTCCTGCGAGGCGAAGGTGAACGGCTTCCGGACATCGAATGGCTGGACGTGGACGGCTCCACCATGAAACCCGAAGACTGGGACAGCGGCTTCGGCCGCTCGGTGGGCATGTTCCTCAACGGCGACGGCATCCGTGGCCGCGACGAACGCGGCCGCCGCATCACGGACGTCAACTTCGTGCTCTACTTCAATGCGCACGACGACGAAGTAAAGTTCACGCTGCCCTCCGACGAATATGCTCCGGCCTGGGACATCATCATCGACACCGCAGGACATAACGCCGACACTGAACCAGTGGAGGCGGGAGGATCGCTGCCCGTCGATGCGAAGTCCCTCGTGGTCCTGCGGGCCCACAGCACCCCCGAAGTGGAACCGGATCATTCAGTGGCCGCTTCGCTCGCTGCCTTGTCCCAGACGACTACCAGTGAAACCGAGGCGCTGACTACGCCGATTGTCCCTGAGCCGCCGCACACCAAGAAGGTCAGGTCGAAGGGGCAGGAGGATTCATGAGGACCCCTGTCTCCACATACCGCCTCCAGATCCGCCCGTCCTTCACCCTCCAGGACGCTGCCGCCGAGGTCCCTTACCTGAAATCGCTGGGCGTGGACTGGATCTACCTGTCCCCGATCCTGACGGCGGAAAAAGGATCAGACCACGGCTACGACGTCACCGACCCGTCCACGGTGGACGCCGACCGCGGCGGCCCCGAGGGCCTCGCAGCGGTGTCCCGGGCGGCCCGCGCCGCCGGCATGGGCGTCCTCGTGGACATTGTGCCCAACCACGTCGGGGTCGCGTCGCCGTACCAGAACCCCTGGTGGTGGTCCCTGCTCAAGGAAGGCCGGAAGTCACCTTACGCCGAGGCGTTCGACGTCGACTGGGACTTCGGCAACGGACGCGTCCGGCTCCCCGTGCTGGGGAGCGACGACGACCTGGACAAGCTGGAAATCCGCGACGGCGAACTTCGCTACTACGACCACCGTTTTCCGCTGGCCGAGGGCAGCTTTGCCGACGGCGATGACCCCCGTGACGTCCACGCCCGCCAGAACTACGAACTGGTGGGGTGGCGCCGCGCGGATACGGACCTCAACTACCGACGTTTCTTCGCCGTGAATACTCTGGCCGGCGTCCGGGTGGAAGTTCCCCGGGTGTTCGACGAAGCCCATGCTGAAGTGATCCGCTGGTTCCGCGAAGGTCTGGCGAACGGGCTGCGGATCGACCACCCGGACGGGCTCGCTGACCCCGAGGGCTACCTCCGGCGGCTCCGCGAAGCCACCGGCGGCAGCTACTTGCTGATCGAGAAGATCCTGGAACCGGGGGAGGAGCTGCCGGCCTCCTTCGAATGCGAAGGCACCACCGGCTACGACGCCTTGGCTGACGTGGACCGCCTCTTCGTCGACGCCTCGGCGCAGACGGCCCTGGACCAGCTCGACGGCAGGCTCCGCGGCGGAGAACCCGCAGACTATGAGGAAATGATCCGCGGAACCAAACGCCGGATCACCGACGGCATCCTGCACTCCGAGATCCTCCGGCTGGGAAGGCTCATTCCGGCCGGGACAGAGCTTGCCGGGGCGGCGTTGGATGCCGGACTCGCAGCCGACGCGATCTCCGAGATCATCGCTTCCTTTCCCGTCTATCGGACCTACCTGCCGTACGGCGAGGAAGTCCTCAGGGAGGCCTGCAGCCTCGCCGCACGGAACCGGCCGGACCTCGCTGCGGCCATCGAACTGCTGCAGCCGCTGCTGCTGGACGCCGGCTCGGCGCTGGCACAGCGGTTCCAGCAGACCTCCGGCATGGTGATGGCCAAGGGCGTGGAGGACACAGCGTTCTTCCGCTACACCCGGCTGGGCACACTGACGGAGGTGGGCGCCGACCCCACCGAGTTCGCCCTCGACCCGGCCGAGTTCCACCAGCGGATGGCGCGGCGGGAAGCCGAACTGCCGTTGTCCATGACCACGCTGAGCACGCACGACACCAAACGCAGCGAGGACACCCGGGCCCGGATCTCCGTGATTTCCGAGTTCGTGGCGGAATGGGACAAGGTGCTGACCAAGCTGCAGGAACTGGTGCCGCTGCCCGACGGGCCGCTTGCCAGCCTTCTATGGCAGGCCATCGCCGGCGCGTGGCCGGCGTCCCGTGAGCGTCTCCAGCAGTACGCCACCAAAGCCGCCCGCGAGGCCGGCAATTCGACCGACTGGCTGGACCCGGACGAAGCGTTCGAGCAGAAGCTGGCTGCCGCCGTCGACGCAGCGTTCGACAACCCCGAAGTCCGTGCGGAACTGGAGGCCTTCGTGGCGCTCTTGGAACCGTACGGCGCGGCAAACGCGCTGTCCGCGAAACTCGTGCAGCTGACCATGCCGGGCGTTCCGGACGTGTACCAGGGCACCGAGTTCTGGGACCGTTCCCTCACCGATCCGGACAACCGCCGTACTGTCGACTTTGCCGCGCGTCAGGAGTCGCTGGCGGCACTCGACTCCGGCGAGCGTCCGGCGTCGTACCAGGACGACGCCGCCAAGCTGCTGGTGACTTCGCGGGCGCTCAGGCTCCGGCGTGACCGGCCGGAGCTCTTCACCGCCTACACGGCAGTCACGCCGAGCGGTCCCGCGGCGGCGCACCTCGTGGCGTTCAGCCGCGGTGCCGGTGAGTCCGCCGGCGCCTTGACGCTGGCCACCAGGCTGCCGCGCCGGCTGGAACAGTCCGGCGGCTGGCGGGACACGTCCGTGGCATTGCCCGCTGAAATGACGGACGAACTCACAGGCAACAGTTTCGGGCCAGGGCCGGTGCAGGTTGCGGACATCCTGGCACGCTACCCCGTTGCCTTGCTGGCACCCACTCACGGATCGGAGAACCACGGATGACGTACCCCGCAAGCGGAAGCGGACGCTTCGACATCTGGGCCCCCGAGGTCACTGCCATCACCTTGCTGGCAGACGGCGCTGAATACCCCATGAGCCAGCGCGGCGAGGGCTGGTGGACGGCGGTCAATGCCCCGGCCGGGGGAGAGGTGGACTACGGCTACCTGCCGGGGACGGACACCACCCCGTTGCCGGATCCCCGGTCCCGCCGCCAGCCGGCGGGCGTGCACGCCTTGTCCCGCACCTTCGACCCGTCCGCCCACGAGTGGGCCGACGGGAACTGGGCGGGCCGGGAGCTGCAGGGCGCCGTCATCTACGAACTGCACATCGGCACGTTCACGCCGGAGGGCACCCTGGAAGCCGCAGCCGGAAAGCTGGGCTACCTCAAGGACCTCGGCGTCGACTTCGTGGAGCTCCTGCCCGT
Protein-coding regions in this window:
- a CDS encoding NAD(P)H-hydrate epimerase — translated: MISAYTGTQIREAERPLLLAGAGAVLMQRAAYGLANAVIRELVARGIRPYGAGVAVLAGKGNNGGDGLFAAAFLAARGMRTTAVLTAGEAHPDGLAAFERAGGRARTLTDHNAGELAAAAASADVVIDAVLGTGAQGGLRGATASLVGKLRAAAHGFVVACDIPSGVDADTGVAYDPVLPADLTVTFGGAKAGLLADPGADHAGRVLVIPIGIETELPSPVLRRLESADFARLLPPPTRRSHKYTRGVLGVVAGSHQYPGAAVLACLGALAAGAGMVRYLGPPEPTRLVRQACPEVVCGPDNVADAHVQAWLVGSGIADGDDEQLQRVRDAVETGLPVAADAGALPALPDALPPHVVLTPHGGELAHVLQRYGIDLGRQGVDGATLDAVRQAAERTGATVLLKGATTLVAAPYGPVFSQAEATPWMATAGSGDVLAGVLGSLLAQHSDDEERFGACGISADQRWAAIGAIAASLHGRAGTLASAGGPVTAGSIAHFVPEVMRTL
- the treY gene encoding malto-oligosyltrehalose synthase translates to MRTPVSTYRLQIRPSFTLQDAAAEVPYLKSLGVDWIYLSPILTAEKGSDHGYDVTDPSTVDADRGGPEGLAAVSRAARAAGMGVLVDIVPNHVGVASPYQNPWWWSLLKEGRKSPYAEAFDVDWDFGNGRVRLPVLGSDDDLDKLEIRDGELRYYDHRFPLAEGSFADGDDPRDVHARQNYELVGWRRADTDLNYRRFFAVNTLAGVRVEVPRVFDEAHAEVIRWFREGLANGLRIDHPDGLADPEGYLRRLREATGGSYLLIEKILEPGEELPASFECEGTTGYDALADVDRLFVDASAQTALDQLDGRLRGGEPADYEEMIRGTKRRITDGILHSEILRLGRLIPAGTELAGAALDAGLAADAISEIIASFPVYRTYLPYGEEVLREACSLAARNRPDLAAAIELLQPLLLDAGSALAQRFQQTSGMVMAKGVEDTAFFRYTRLGTLTEVGADPTEFALDPAEFHQRMARREAELPLSMTTLSTHDTKRSEDTRARISVISEFVAEWDKVLTKLQELVPLPDGPLASLLWQAIAGAWPASRERLQQYATKAAREAGNSTDWLDPDEAFEQKLAAAVDAAFDNPEVRAELEAFVALLEPYGAANALSAKLVQLTMPGVPDVYQGTEFWDRSLTDPDNRRTVDFAARQESLAALDSGERPASYQDDAAKLLVTSRALRLRRDRPELFTAYTAVTPSGPAAAHLVAFSRGAGESAGALTLATRLPRRLEQSGGWRDTSVALPAEMTDELTGNSFGPGPVQVADILARYPVALLAPTHGSENHG
- the glgX gene encoding glycogen debranching protein GlgX, coding for MEVWPGSAYPLGATFNGTGTNFALFSERAEKVELCLFDDEGVETRIELLEVDGYVWHCYLPHIQPGQKYGYRVHGAYDPDSGNRFNPNKLLLDPYAKAVHGQIDWDPALFSYNMGDPDSRNDADSAPHMMMGVVINPFFDWDGDHLPRVPYHKSVIYEAHVKGLTQLHPEVPEDQRGTYAGVAHPSVISHLQKLGVTAIELMPVHQFVNDGILEDKGLNNYWGYNTIGFFAPHNSYSSTGDTGQQVQDFKAMVRSLHQAGIEVILDVVYNHTAEGNHLGPTLSFKGIDNAAYYRLMDGDEKHYMDYTGTGNSLNVRHPHSLQLLMDSLRYWVTEMHVDGFRFDLASTLAREFYDVDKLSTFFELIQQDPVVSQVKLIAEPWDVGPGGYQVGNFPPQWTEWNGKYRDTVRDFWRGEPATLGEFASRITGSADLYEHSGRRPVASINFVTAHDGFTLHDLVSYNEKHNEANGEDNNDGESHNRSWNCGAEGPTDDPKVLGLRARQQRNFIASLLLSQGVPMILHGDEMGRTQQGNNNGYCQDSELTWINWDAVDQPLVEFTAAVNALRHKHPTFRRSRFFDGRPVLRGEGERLPDIEWLDVDGSTMKPEDWDSGFGRSVGMFLNGDGIRGRDERGRRITDVNFVLYFNAHDDEVKFTLPSDEYAPAWDIIIDTAGHNADTEPVEAGGSLPVDAKSLVVLRAHSTPEVEPDHSVAASLAALSQTTTSETEALTTPIVPEPPHTKKVRSKGQEDS
- a CDS encoding holo-ACP synthase — protein: MIVGIGVDVVDIERFGRQLERTPGLRDRLFVPAERELNTRSLAARFAAKEAVAKVLGAPAGMNWQDCWIGLDQNGPTIQVKGTVLAVAESKGVKRWHLSMSHDGGIATATVLAEG
- the glmS gene encoding glutamine--fructose-6-phosphate transaminase (isomerizing); its protein translation is MCGIVGYVGHSSGRVNVGHSALDVVLEGLRRLEYRGYDSAGVAVVADGTISSRKKSGKLSNLLAELEASPLPDSVTGIGHTRWATHGGPTDENAHPHLSDGGKLALIHNGIIENFAELKLELLEKGTVFASETDTEVAAALLGDIFRNELNGEASKGGLTKAMQLACQRLEGAFTLLAVHADQPDVVVAARRNSPLVVGLGEGENFLGSDVSGFIDYTRRAVELGQDQIVTITADSVEITDFYGAPAEGKEYHVDWDPASAEKGGYPSFMEKEIHDQPDAVAKTLLGRYDLDGKLTLDEMRIDPEHLKNITKIIVLACGTSAYAGQVAKYAIEHWCRIATEVELSHEFRYRDPIVDENTLVVSISQSGETMDTLMAVRYAKEQGAKTLSICNTNGSTIPRESDAVLYTHAGPEIAVASTKAFLAQIAAAYLLGLYLAQLRGNKFQGEIKDILADLGKIPAKIQEILDHEGEIKELARSMAGAKSVLFLGRHVGFPVAMEGALKLKELAYIHAEGFAAGELKHGPIALIEEGQPVFVVVPSPRGRDSLHAKVVSNIQEVRARGAKTIVIAEEGDEAVKAYAEHVFYIPETPTLLAPLLATVPLQIFALELATAKGYDVDQPRNLAKSVTVE